One segment of Carya illinoinensis cultivar Pawnee chromosome 1, C.illinoinensisPawnee_v1, whole genome shotgun sequence DNA contains the following:
- the LOC122291543 gene encoding mitochondrial substrate carrier family protein B-like isoform X2 has translation MQTEARVGVVVEGGGQRALNSGHVDGGARKFSQQQQQPLHQQSQIGTVSQLLAGGVAGALSKTCTAPLARLTILFQVQGMHSDVVTLPKASIWQEASRIVGEEGFRAFWKGNLVTIAHRLPYSSVNFYAYEHYKKLLKMIPGLESRRENMGADICVHFVAGGLAGITAASVTYPLDLVRTRLAAQTNVIYYRGIWHALQTISKEEGILGLYKGLGATLLGVGPSIAISFSVYETLRSFWKLHRPGDSTVLVSLTCGSLSGIASSTAVTMLLMQRTGCGADSAPSTQPD, from the exons ATGCAAACAGAAGCAAGAGTGGGAGTGGTGGTTGAGGGAGGGGGGCAGAGAGCTCTTAATTCGGGCCACGTCGATGGCGGTGCAAGGAAGTTCtcacagcagcagcagcagccattGCACCAGCAATCTCAGATCGGAACGGTATCGCAGCTTCTCGCTGGAGGCGTTGCCGGCGCTCTCAGTAAGACCTGTACGGCGCCGCTTGCTCGGCTCACTATTCTCTTCCAG GTGCAAGGTATGCACTCTGATGTTGTGACTCTGCCAAAGGCTAGCATATGGCAAGAGGCTTCACGGATTGTTGGTGAAGAAGGATTCAGAGCTTTTTGGAAGGGGAATCTGGTTACAATTGCTCATCGTCTACCTTATTCTTCTGTCAATTTTTATGCATATGAGCACTATAAAAAG CTACTAAAGATGATTCCAGGACTGGAGAGCCGAAGAGAAAATATGGGTGCGGACATTTGTGTACATTTTGTAGCTGGTGGTTTGGCAGGAATAACAGCTGCTTCAGTTACTTACCCATTGGATCTTGTAAGGACACGCCTTGCAGCTCAG ACAAATGTGATATACTACAGAGGTATTTGGCATGCTTTACAAACTATTAGCAAGGAGGAGGGTATTTTGGGTCTATATAAGGGGCTTGGAGCGAcactcttg GGTGTTGGGCCAAGTATAGCAATCAGTTTTTCAGTATATGAGACCTTGAGATCTTTCTGGAAATTGCATAG GCCCGGTGATTCTACTGTCCTTGTAAGTCTGACTTGTGGAAGTCTTTCAGGAATTGCATCATCAACAG
- the LOC122291543 gene encoding mitochondrial substrate carrier family protein B-like isoform X4 — MQTEARVGVVVEGGGQRALNSGHVDGGARKFSQQQQQPLHQQSQIGTVSQLLAGGVAGALSKTCTAPLARLTILFQVQGMHSDVVTLPKASIWQEASRIVGEEGFRAFWKGNLVTIAHRLPYSSVNFYAYEHYKKLLKMIPGLESRRENMGADICVHFVAGGLAGITAASVTYPLDLVRTRLAAQTNVIYYRGIWHALQTISKEEGILGLYKGLGATLLGVGPSIAISFSVYETLRSFWKLHRPGDSTVLVSLTCGSLSGIASSTGCGADSAPSTQPD, encoded by the exons ATGCAAACAGAAGCAAGAGTGGGAGTGGTGGTTGAGGGAGGGGGGCAGAGAGCTCTTAATTCGGGCCACGTCGATGGCGGTGCAAGGAAGTTCtcacagcagcagcagcagccattGCACCAGCAATCTCAGATCGGAACGGTATCGCAGCTTCTCGCTGGAGGCGTTGCCGGCGCTCTCAGTAAGACCTGTACGGCGCCGCTTGCTCGGCTCACTATTCTCTTCCAG GTGCAAGGTATGCACTCTGATGTTGTGACTCTGCCAAAGGCTAGCATATGGCAAGAGGCTTCACGGATTGTTGGTGAAGAAGGATTCAGAGCTTTTTGGAAGGGGAATCTGGTTACAATTGCTCATCGTCTACCTTATTCTTCTGTCAATTTTTATGCATATGAGCACTATAAAAAG CTACTAAAGATGATTCCAGGACTGGAGAGCCGAAGAGAAAATATGGGTGCGGACATTTGTGTACATTTTGTAGCTGGTGGTTTGGCAGGAATAACAGCTGCTTCAGTTACTTACCCATTGGATCTTGTAAGGACACGCCTTGCAGCTCAG ACAAATGTGATATACTACAGAGGTATTTGGCATGCTTTACAAACTATTAGCAAGGAGGAGGGTATTTTGGGTCTATATAAGGGGCTTGGAGCGAcactcttg GGTGTTGGGCCAAGTATAGCAATCAGTTTTTCAGTATATGAGACCTTGAGATCTTTCTGGAAATTGCATAG GCCCGGTGATTCTACTGTCCTTGTAAGTCTGACTTGTGGAAGTCTTTCAGGAATTGCATCATCAACAG
- the LOC122291543 gene encoding mitochondrial substrate carrier family protein B-like isoform X3, whose protein sequence is MQTEARVGVVVEGGGQRALNSGHVDGGARKFSQQQQQPLHQQSQIGTVSQLLAGGVAGALSKTCTAPLARLTILFQVQGMHSDVVTLPKASIWQEASRIVGEEGFRAFWKGNLVTIAHRLPYSSVNFYAYEHYKKLLKMIPGLESRRENMGADICVHFVAGGLAGITAASVTYPLDLVRTRLAAQTNVIYYRGIWHALQTISKEEGILGLYKGLGATLLGVGPSIAISFSVYETLRSFWKLHRPGDSTVLVSLTCGSLSGIASSTENRVWCRFCTKYPTRLTDP, encoded by the exons ATGCAAACAGAAGCAAGAGTGGGAGTGGTGGTTGAGGGAGGGGGGCAGAGAGCTCTTAATTCGGGCCACGTCGATGGCGGTGCAAGGAAGTTCtcacagcagcagcagcagccattGCACCAGCAATCTCAGATCGGAACGGTATCGCAGCTTCTCGCTGGAGGCGTTGCCGGCGCTCTCAGTAAGACCTGTACGGCGCCGCTTGCTCGGCTCACTATTCTCTTCCAG GTGCAAGGTATGCACTCTGATGTTGTGACTCTGCCAAAGGCTAGCATATGGCAAGAGGCTTCACGGATTGTTGGTGAAGAAGGATTCAGAGCTTTTTGGAAGGGGAATCTGGTTACAATTGCTCATCGTCTACCTTATTCTTCTGTCAATTTTTATGCATATGAGCACTATAAAAAG CTACTAAAGATGATTCCAGGACTGGAGAGCCGAAGAGAAAATATGGGTGCGGACATTTGTGTACATTTTGTAGCTGGTGGTTTGGCAGGAATAACAGCTGCTTCAGTTACTTACCCATTGGATCTTGTAAGGACACGCCTTGCAGCTCAG ACAAATGTGATATACTACAGAGGTATTTGGCATGCTTTACAAACTATTAGCAAGGAGGAGGGTATTTTGGGTCTATATAAGGGGCTTGGAGCGAcactcttg GGTGTTGGGCCAAGTATAGCAATCAGTTTTTCAGTATATGAGACCTTGAGATCTTTCTGGAAATTGCATAG GCCCGGTGATTCTACTGTCCTTGTAAGTCTGACTTGTGGAAGTCTTTCAGGAATTGCATCATCAACAG
- the LOC122291589 gene encoding protein NRT1/ PTR FAMILY 5.6-like, giving the protein MELEMEKNRRGLVQEEESDGEKWVHDSSVDHKGRVPLRASTGTWKASFFIIVIEFGERLIYFGIATNLISYLTRVIHQDLQTAVKNVNCWVGVTTLMPLLGGLLADAYTGRFTMVLFSSLVYLMGLCLFTMSQFVPSLKPYSERTSQRPRKIHEVVFFLGLYFLSIGTGGHKPCLESFGADQFDDDHSEERKKKMSYFNWWSFSLSWGLLLGVTVIAYVQDYVSWGVADLILTFSMAIAIVTFYVGKPYYRYRIPEGSPLTPMFQVLVAAIRKRNLPVPTNPALLYEVPKSQKPQRRLLGHTSRLRFLDKAATIEEKDRMSIEQNPWRLATVTTVEETKLILNMIPVWLTSLTFGICVAQTTTFFIKQAATMNLNITENFKIPPASINALGAIALIISVTVYDKILVPMLRKATGNERGISILQRIGIGMIFSVVAMSVAALVEMKRLRAVEKEIIQGGKTGPLSLSAFWLAPQIIILGLGDGFALVGLQEYFYDQVPDSMRSLGIAFYLSVIGAGSFLSSFLIIVVDHVTEKGGRSWFAQNVNRCRLDNFYWLLAAMSGLNLCVFVMLAIKYTYKNVQRRMIG; this is encoded by the exons ATGGAGCTGGAGATGGAGAAGAACAGAAGAGGTTTAGTACAAGAAGAAGAAAGCGATGGAGAGAAATGGGTGCATGATTCATCTGTGGATCATAAAGGAAGAGTTCCTCTCCGTGCTTCAACCGGTACCTGGAAGGCCTCCTTCTTTATCATCG TGATCGAGTTTGGGGAGAGGTTGATCTACTTTGGCATAGCAACAAATCTCATCTCATACCTCACAAGAGTGATCCATCAAGACCTCCAAACAGCAGTCAAGAATGTAAACTGCTGGGTTGGAGTAACAACATTGATGCCTCTACTTGGAGGGCTCCTTGCAGATGCCTACACTGGCCGATTCACAATGGTCCTGTTTTCCTCCCTCGTATATCTAATG GGCCTATGCCTGTTTACAATGTCTCAATTCGTCCCAAGTCTAAAGCCATACAGCGAAAGGACGTCTCAGCGGCCTAGAAAGATTCATGAAGTGGTATTTTTCCTTGGCTTGTATTTTCTCTCTATCGGAACTGGAGGACACAAGCCCTGCTTAGAAAGCTTTGGAGCCGATCAATTCGATGATGATCACTcggaagaaaggaagaagaagatgtctTACTTCAACTGGTGGAGTTTCTCACTGTCTTGGGGGCTCTTGCTTGGTGTGACAGTAATTGCTTACGTTCAAGACTACGTTAGCTGGGGTGTTGCTGATCTCATTCTTACATTCAGTATGGCGATTGCAATAGTAACCTTCTACGTGGGAAAGCCTTACTACCGATACAGGATACCTGAAGGGAGCCCTTTAACACCCATGTTTCAGGTCTTGGTTGCGGCCATTAGAAAGAGAAATTTACCTGTTCCCACAAATCCTGCATTATTATATGAAGTTCCCAAGTCGCAAAAGCCCCAACGAAGGCTTTTAGGTCATACCAGTCGGCTTAG GTTTCTCGACAAGGCTGCAACAATTGAAGAGAAGGACAGGATGTCGATAGAGCAGAATCCTTGGAGATTGGCAACAGTGACAACGGTCGAGGAGACAAAGCTTATATTGAACATGATTCCCGTATGGCTAACTTCGTTAACATTCGGAATATGCGTAGCACAAACCACAACATTCTTCATCAAGCAAGCCGCCACAATGAACCTCAATATTACTGAAAACTTTAAGATCCCACCGGCCTCCATTAATGCTCTTGGGGCAATTGCATTGATAATCTCGGTCACCGTCTACGACAAGATTCTAGTCCCAATGTTAAGGAAAGCTACGGGCAACGAAAGAGGCATCAGCATTCTTCAGAGGATTGGTATTGGCATGATATTCTCAGTTGTGGCAATGTCTGTGGCGGCCTTGGTGGAAATGAAGAGGCTAAGAGCTGTCGAGAAGGAAATAATTCAAGGAGGGAAAACCGGGCCACTATCTTTGAGCGCTTTCTGGCTAGCTCCACAAATAATAATTCTTGGCTTGGGAGACGGTTTTGCATTGGTTGGGTTGCAAGAGTATTTCTATGACCAGGTTCCAGACTCGATGAGAAGCTTAGGAATTGCTTTCTATCTGAGTGTGATTGGGGCTGGGAGTTTCTTGAGCAGCTTTCTGATTATTGTTGTGGATCATGTCACGGAGAAGGGTGGGAGAAGTTGGTTTGCCCAGAATGTGAATAGGTGCCGTTTAGACAACTTCTATTGGTTGCTGGCGGCCATGAGTGGGTTGAATTTGTGTGTTTTTGTGATGTTGGCTATCAAGTACACTTACAAAAATGTGCAGCGAAGGATGATTGGGTAG